In Nocardioides sp. zg-1228, a single window of DNA contains:
- a CDS encoding amino acid ABC transporter permease has product MALKRSTKRILSRAVLYAVLLGVLLLVGFSADWATIRANFFAPAGIGNPFKGDWGTWPDLITIGVKNSLIYTAVAFAAGLVIGVVLALMRLSPVAAYRWLATAYIEFFRGLPVLLVVLVMAFGIPIAFNGWTPPGGTVGAGVVGLILVAAAYMAETIRAGIQAVPKGQTEAARSLGMSAGRTTATVVLPQAFRIVIPPLTNEFVLLIKDTALLFVIGFAASQRELTTIARDFMASSATAGTATSLIQASILYLLITLPLTRLVSWLERKQQKAR; this is encoded by the coding sequence GTGGCTCTGAAGCGTTCGACGAAGCGCATCCTCAGCAGGGCGGTCCTCTACGCCGTCCTGCTGGGAGTGCTCCTCCTGGTGGGGTTCAGTGCCGACTGGGCGACCATCCGCGCCAACTTCTTCGCCCCGGCCGGCATCGGCAACCCGTTCAAGGGCGACTGGGGCACCTGGCCCGACCTCATCACGATCGGCGTCAAGAACTCCCTGATCTACACGGCCGTCGCCTTCGCGGCGGGCCTGGTGATCGGGGTCGTGCTCGCGCTCATGCGGCTGTCCCCCGTGGCGGCCTACCGCTGGCTCGCCACCGCCTACATCGAGTTCTTCCGCGGCCTGCCGGTGCTGCTCGTCGTCCTGGTGATGGCGTTCGGCATCCCGATCGCGTTCAACGGGTGGACCCCGCCCGGCGGCACCGTCGGTGCCGGCGTGGTCGGCCTGATCCTGGTCGCCGCCGCCTACATGGCCGAGACCATCCGCGCCGGCATCCAGGCCGTGCCGAAGGGCCAGACCGAGGCCGCTCGCTCGCTCGGCATGAGCGCCGGGCGCACCACGGCCACGGTGGTCCTGCCGCAGGCGTTCCGGATCGTGATCCCGCCGCTCACCAACGAGTTCGTGCTCCTCATCAAGGACACCGCGCTGCTCTTCGTCATCGGCTTCGCTGCCAGCCAGCGCGAGCTCACCACAATCGCGCGCGACTTCATGGCGTCCAGCGCCACGGCCGGGACCGCGACGAGCCTGATCCAGGCCTCGATCCTCTACCTCCTGATCACCCTGCCGCTCACCCGACTGGTGT
- a CDS encoding ABC transporter substrate-binding protein: MRTRTLHRSLTLVPALALALTLSACGDDAGDDSTDAGNDTSSESSLDTVSSGTLTVCSDVPYPPFEDFDDTSDSGFKGFDIDIVQEIADGLDLELAVKDSSFDALQSGQALNAAQCDLAASAMTITDERKAALDFSDGYYDSQQSLLVADDSDIASIDDLDGVKIGVQQGTTGKAYAEENASGAEIVSFPSDAEMFQAIKAGQVEALLQDLPVNINHQESGGFKVVETYSTEESYGLAMKKGNTALVDAVNEQLGEMRDDGTYDEIYNTYFATE; this comes from the coding sequence ATGCGCACTCGCACCCTTCACCGATCCCTGACCCTGGTCCCCGCTCTGGCCCTGGCCCTCACGCTCAGCGCGTGCGGCGACGACGCCGGCGACGACTCCACCGACGCCGGCAACGACACCAGCAGCGAGAGCAGCCTCGACACGGTGTCCTCGGGCACCCTCACGGTCTGCTCCGACGTGCCCTACCCGCCGTTCGAGGACTTCGACGACACGTCCGACTCCGGCTTCAAGGGCTTCGACATCGACATCGTGCAGGAGATCGCCGACGGCCTCGACCTCGAGCTCGCGGTCAAGGACTCCTCCTTCGACGCCCTCCAGAGCGGTCAGGCGCTCAACGCGGCCCAGTGCGACCTCGCCGCCAGCGCGATGACCATCACCGACGAGCGCAAGGCCGCCCTCGACTTCTCCGACGGCTACTACGACTCCCAGCAGTCCCTCCTCGTCGCCGACGACTCCGACATCGCCTCGATCGACGACCTCGACGGCGTGAAGATCGGCGTCCAGCAGGGCACCACCGGCAAGGCCTACGCCGAGGAGAACGCGAGCGGCGCGGAGATCGTGTCGTTCCCCAGCGACGCCGAGATGTTCCAGGCGATCAAGGCCGGCCAGGTCGAGGCGCTGCTGCAGGACCTCCCGGTCAACATCAACCACCAGGAGTCGGGCGGCTTCAAGGTCGTCGAGACCTACTCGACCGAGGAGTCCTACGGCCTCGCCATGAAGAAGGGCAACACCGCCCTCGTGGACGCGGTCAACGAGCAGCTCGGTGAGATGCGCGACGACGGCACCTACGACGAGATCTACAACACCTACTTCGCCACCGAGTGA
- a CDS encoding GNAT family N-acetyltransferase, whose translation MSRTAVVVRAADPSDAPSLRELWCDILRKGRPDEQLADVTSIVSTACASDERCVVVAEIDGEVAGAVYLEAATFTPLNLEPAVLAVSPHVFAQFRRRGVGSALMEAACRFAEEHGISHVQTAAAAEARDANRFMARLSLAPQATLRAATTGALRARLPQGRQASPAASSRQRIDRVLAARRVRRERVPG comes from the coding sequence ATGAGCAGGACTGCGGTGGTCGTGCGAGCGGCCGATCCCTCCGACGCACCGTCGCTGCGCGAGCTGTGGTGCGACATCCTCCGCAAGGGCCGTCCCGACGAGCAGCTCGCCGACGTGACGAGCATCGTCTCGACGGCCTGCGCGAGCGACGAACGGTGTGTCGTCGTCGCGGAGATCGACGGCGAGGTGGCCGGGGCCGTCTACCTCGAGGCCGCCACCTTCACCCCGCTCAACCTCGAGCCGGCCGTGCTGGCGGTCTCGCCGCACGTGTTCGCGCAGTTCCGGCGCAGGGGAGTGGGCAGCGCACTCATGGAGGCGGCCTGTCGCTTCGCCGAGGAGCACGGCATCAGCCACGTGCAGACGGCCGCCGCCGCCGAGGCGCGAGACGCCAACCGCTTCATGGCCCGCCTCTCGCTCGCGCCGCAGGCCACGCTCCGCGCGGCCACCACCGGCGCCCTGCGCGCGCGGCTGCCGCAGGGGCGCCAGGCGAGCCCGGCCGCGTCGAGCCGCCAGCGCATCGACCGGGTGCTGGCCGCTCGCCGGGTGCGCCGCGAGCGCGTCCCCGGCTGA
- a CDS encoding hotdog fold thioesterase, with protein sequence MSETSPTPPESLADLSIDELIAFLPQGNGRLNDKMGVQLVEVSAERVVATMPVEGNTQPFGLLHGGASVVLAETLGSIGSAIHAYPAKIAVGVDINATHHRSATEGLVTGVATPIHLGRSSTSYEVVITDEQGRRVCTSRITCALLDAPQG encoded by the coding sequence ATGAGCGAGACATCCCCCACGCCCCCCGAGTCCCTGGCCGACCTCAGCATCGACGAGCTCATCGCGTTCCTCCCCCAGGGCAACGGGCGGCTCAACGACAAGATGGGGGTGCAGCTGGTCGAGGTCTCCGCCGAGCGGGTCGTGGCCACCATGCCCGTGGAGGGCAACACCCAGCCGTTCGGCCTCCTCCACGGGGGCGCGTCGGTCGTGCTGGCCGAGACGCTGGGCTCGATCGGGTCGGCCATCCACGCCTACCCGGCCAAGATCGCCGTCGGCGTCGACATCAACGCCACGCACCACCGCTCCGCCACCGAGGGCCTGGTCACCGGCGTCGCGACCCCGATCCACCTCGGCCGGTCGTCGACGAGCTACGAGGTCGTGATCACCGACGAGCAGGGCCGCCGGGTGTGCACCTCGCGCATCACCTGCGCGCTGCTCGACGCCCCCCAGGGCTGA